Proteins encoded together in one Apus apus isolate bApuApu2 chromosome Z, bApuApu2.pri.cur, whole genome shotgun sequence window:
- the RXFP3 gene encoding relaxin-3 receptor 1, with protein sequence MGESCERGACSPAAGMKEGADWESWDAPLGFLEGAQMSNRSNMSFLQLFKNIDLERADGMQGDSSDVVRIVISLVYSVVCALGLVGNLLVLYLMKSKQGWRKSSINLFVTSLAVTDFQFVLTLPFWAVENALDFNWLFGKAMCKIVSYVTAMNMYASVFFLTAMSVARYRSVASALKNQRRGDPLGGCCSAKWLCALIWLSAILASLPHAIFSTTATVFDDVLCLVKFPEGRGSNAQFWLGLYHIQKVLLGFVVPLAIISLCYLLLVRYISDKHVGSTCSGPSTKRRSKVTKSVTIVVLSFFLCWLPNQALTTWGILIKLNVVHFSTEYFLSQVYLFPISVCLAHSNSCLNPILYCLMRREFRKALKSLLWRITSPSLTTMRPFTDTTKPEQEEQALHALVPIHPITASSPAATIQAEVPYYPPGVVMYSSRHDLLPAGSTEQRC encoded by the coding sequence ATGGGCGAGTCCTGCGAGCGCGGTGCTTGCTCCCCAGCCGCCGGCATGAAGGAAGGAGCGGACTGGGAGTCGTGGGACGCGCCGCTGGGTTTCCTGGAGGGAGCCCAGATGAGCAACAGGAGCAACATGTCGTTCCTGCAGCTCTTCAAGAACATCGACCTGGAGCGAGCCGATGggatgcagggggacagctccGACGTGGTGCGGATTGTCATCTCGCTGGTGTACTCCGTGGTGTGcgccctggggctggtgggcaACCTGCTGGTGCTCTACCTGATGAAGAGCAAACAAGGCTGGAGAAAGTCCTCCATCAACCTCTTCGTGACCAGCCTGGCAGTGACTGACTTCCAGTTTGTGCTGACCTTGCCGTTCTGGGCAGTGGAGAACGCACTGGACTTCAACTGGCTCTTCGGCAAGGCGATGTGTAAGATTGTCTCCTATGTGACAGCCATGAATATGTATGCCAGTGTCTTCTTCCTCACCGCCATGAGCGTGGCTCGGTACCGCTCCGTGGCTTCAGCCTTGAAGAATCAGCGGCGAGGTGACCCActgggtggctgctgctctgccaagtGGCTTTGTGCACTTATCTGGCTGTCGGCTATCCTGGCTTCCCTGCCCCACGCCATTTTTTCCACCACCGCCACTGTTTTTGACGATGTGCTCTGCCTTGTCAAGTTCCCTGAGGGCCGAGGCAGCAATGCCCAGTTCTGGCTGGGTCTGTACCACATCCAGAAGGTGTTGCTGGGCTTTGTGGTGCCGCTGGCCATCATCAGCCTCTGCTACTTGCTCCTAGTGCGCTACATCAGTGACAAGCACGTCGGCAGCACCTGCAGCGGCCCCAGCACCAAGCGTCGCTCCAAGGTGACCAAGTCAGTTACCATTGTGGTGCTGTCTTTCTTCTTGTGCTGGCTACCTAACCAAGCGCTCACAACGTGGGGCATCCTTATCAAACTCAACGTGGTGCACTTCAGCACTGAGTACTTCCTCTCCCAAGTGTACCTCTTCCCCATCAGCGTGTGCCTGGCACACTCCAACAGCTGCCTCAATCCCATCCTCTACTGCCTCATGCGCAGGGAGTTCCGCAAGGCACTGAAGAGCCTCCTCTGGAGGATCACCTCACCTTCCCTCACCACCATGCGCCCTTTCACTGACACCACCAAgcctgagcaggaggagcaggcccTGCACGCCTTGGTGCCCATCCACCCCATCACTGCTTCCTCCCCTGCTGCCACCATCCAGGCAGAGGTGCCCTACTACCCCCCTGGGGTGGTGATGTACAGCAGCCGTCACgacctgctgcctgctggctcCACGGAGCAGCGCTGCTGA